Proteins encoded by one window of Gammaproteobacteria bacterium:
- a CDS encoding alginate lyase family protein has protein sequence MSTGASAGSVGWYWNRLRCMSVPEVAYRLQQKLSAQVQQIGVATAQSVPAPEIRPVSAFMAVDAVVVPDRYVAAADRILAGHLTVFDCEYTYRDVPEWNRDPKSHRVAPLAFGKTLDYRDELQVGDIKYLWEPNRHLHLVTLAQAYRLTADPRYLRGLQRQLDSWFAQCPYLRGPNWTSSLELAIRLINWSLAWQLIGSPPERERQPEWQAFEQRWLQAIYRHQHFIRGHFSRFSSANNHLIGEAAGLYIGATTWPFWRQTPEWRAAARRELLRETLQQNGADGVNREQAISYQQFVFDFQLLAGLAGRKNGDDFPIEYWQRLETMLEFVAALMDVGGNVPMIGDADDGYVTALPQVSEFCPYRSLLATGASLFERGDFKTKAGTFDDKSRWLLGEEGAQTFRRVPATSPASTLPRAFPEGGYYVLGSDFDTAEEVRIVADAGPLGYQRIAAHGHADALAFTLSIGGNEFLIDPGTYAYHTERKWRDYFRGTAAHNTVRIDGADQSVIGGSFLWTQHADVTCESWQPGVDNDRWRGAHTGYCRLTDPVRHKRELVFEKHRRCLRLTDIIECSGRHRVERFWHFAEDVAVQLDDEGRVIAERNGRRLLLTPIDAAVTATLYRGDNARPAGWVSRRFGVKQPTTTVVWQNQISGTVRLSVTLECLLAAPRAEESKEWDFSTNS, from the coding sequence ATGAGTACCGGCGCGTCCGCAGGTTCGGTCGGCTGGTATTGGAATCGCTTGCGCTGTATGTCTGTGCCTGAAGTCGCTTATCGTCTGCAACAAAAACTCAGTGCACAGGTGCAACAGATCGGCGTGGCGACGGCGCAGTCGGTACCAGCGCCCGAGATTCGCCCGGTATCGGCGTTTATGGCGGTCGATGCCGTGGTTGTGCCAGATCGTTATGTTGCCGCGGCCGATCGGATACTTGCCGGTCATCTGACGGTTTTCGATTGTGAATACACTTATCGCGACGTGCCGGAGTGGAATCGTGATCCCAAGAGTCATCGGGTCGCGCCGCTGGCATTCGGAAAAACGCTCGATTATCGCGATGAGCTGCAGGTTGGCGATATCAAATATCTTTGGGAGCCGAACCGGCATTTGCACCTCGTGACGTTGGCGCAGGCTTATCGCCTGACGGCCGATCCGCGGTATTTGCGAGGCTTGCAGCGCCAGCTCGATTCTTGGTTTGCCCAGTGTCCGTATTTGCGCGGCCCTAATTGGACTAGCTCGTTGGAGTTAGCGATCCGGTTGATTAACTGGAGCTTGGCATGGCAACTCATCGGTTCGCCGCCGGAGCGGGAACGGCAGCCGGAATGGCAGGCGTTCGAGCAACGATGGCTGCAGGCGATTTATCGCCATCAGCATTTTATTCGCGGCCACTTTTCACGCTTTTCATCGGCCAACAATCATTTGATCGGCGAAGCCGCCGGCCTGTATATCGGCGCGACCACTTGGCCGTTTTGGCGGCAGACGCCGGAGTGGCGCGCTGCGGCGCGTCGTGAGTTGCTGCGTGAGACGCTGCAGCAAAACGGTGCCGACGGTGTGAACCGCGAGCAGGCGATTTCCTATCAGCAATTCGTTTTCGATTTCCAGCTGCTCGCTGGTTTAGCTGGGCGCAAGAACGGCGACGATTTTCCGATCGAGTACTGGCAGCGATTGGAAACCATGCTCGAATTCGTTGCGGCACTGATGGACGTTGGCGGCAATGTGCCCATGATCGGCGACGCCGATGACGGCTACGTGACGGCGTTGCCGCAAGTGTCGGAGTTCTGTCCCTATCGTTCGCTGTTGGCGACCGGCGCCTCGTTGTTCGAGCGAGGCGACTTCAAAACAAAGGCGGGTACGTTCGACGACAAAAGTCGCTGGCTGCTCGGTGAGGAGGGCGCGCAGACATTTAGGCGCGTGCCGGCGACATCGCCGGCGAGTACCTTGCCGCGGGCGTTCCCGGAGGGCGGCTATTACGTTCTTGGCAGCGATTTCGACACGGCGGAAGAGGTACGCATCGTTGCCGACGCTGGACCGCTTGGCTATCAGCGTATTGCTGCGCATGGTCATGCCGATGCGCTGGCGTTCACGTTATCGATCGGCGGCAATGAGTTTCTGATCGATCCGGGGACCTACGCTTACCATACCGAACGCAAGTGGCGCGATTACTTTCGTGGCACGGCGGCGCATAACACCGTGCGCATCGACGGTGCCGATCAATCGGTAATCGGCGGCAGTTTTCTCTGGACCCAGCATGCTGATGTCACTTGCGAATCATGGCAGCCGGGTGTCGATAACGACCGTTGGCGCGGTGCCCACACCGGTTATTGTCGGCTGACTGATCCCGTACGACATAAACGCGAGCTGGTGTTCGAGAAGCATCGCCGTTGTCTGCGACTCACCGACATTATCGAATGCAGTGGCCGTCATCGGGTCGAGCGCTTCTGGCATTTCGCCGAGGACGTCGCTGTGCAGCTCGACGATGAGGGTCGTGTGATCGCCGAACGGAACGGTCGGCGCTTGCTGCTGACACCTATCGACGCCGCGGTAACTGCCACGCTTTATCGTGGTGACAATGCACGGCCGGCAGGTTGGGTATCGCGCCGTTTCGGCGTCAAACAACCGACGACAACAGTGGTTTGGCAAAACCAGATCTCGGGCACGGTCCGCCTTAGCGTTACGCTCGAATGCTTGCTCGCGGCGCCGCGAGCTGAAGAGTCCAAGGAGTGGGATTTTTCAACAAATTCTTAG
- a CDS encoding glycosyltransferase family 4 protein produces the protein MSSTPAMAVHGKRRIVMLGTSPHTRGGIAAVLNSYTAAGLTERWPLVHLPTHQDGNARQKALTAATALGRFVGLLLRRRVLLVHVHSASNASFWRKSVFIALAYVARRPILFHLHGGGFIDFFERSPPPRQRAIRFVLDRVSHIIVLTEEWRRRLVRVTINPNVSVIANPVNAQPLLAIDRRRHPENVVLFLGRFDRDKGIYDLIDAVAVLANEFPLLRLRFVGDGETAPLQRYAVDKGVGDRIELCGWVSGDAKVAVLAEASIWALPSYIEGMPMGLLEAMAAGLPVVASRVGGIPEVVDDGVQGLLIQPGDVEGLTRALRQLLHDPLRRGRMGQAARLRIRQRYAADIVLPQVEVLYRELTNPLKDIRNATPALGDTRRE, from the coding sequence ATGTCGTCGACGCCAGCTATGGCCGTGCACGGGAAACGGCGCATCGTCATGCTCGGCACCTCACCGCACACGAGGGGCGGTATCGCTGCTGTACTCAACAGTTACACCGCCGCCGGTCTAACGGAACGCTGGCCACTGGTGCATTTGCCGACACATCAGGACGGTAATGCTCGACAAAAGGCGCTGACCGCTGCGACCGCGCTTGGGCGCTTCGTCGGGTTGTTGCTGCGCCGTCGGGTGTTGTTGGTACACGTGCATTCCGCGTCCAACGCCAGCTTTTGGCGCAAGTCGGTCTTTATCGCGCTCGCTTACGTTGCTCGCCGGCCGATTCTGTTCCATTTGCACGGCGGTGGCTTCATCGATTTCTTCGAACGTTCTCCGCCTCCGCGTCAACGTGCCATTCGCTTCGTGCTGGATCGTGTGTCGCACATTATTGTGTTGACCGAAGAGTGGCGCCGGCGGTTAGTGCGGGTCACCATAAATCCGAACGTTTCGGTGATCGCTAATCCGGTCAATGCGCAACCGCTGTTAGCGATCGACCGTCGTCGCCACCCGGAAAATGTCGTTTTATTTCTCGGTCGGTTCGATCGTGACAAGGGGATTTATGATCTTATCGACGCCGTCGCTGTGCTTGCAAACGAGTTTCCATTGCTACGGCTTCGCTTTGTCGGCGATGGCGAAACAGCGCCGTTGCAACGTTATGCCGTCGACAAGGGCGTCGGCGATCGTATCGAGCTGTGCGGCTGGGTAAGTGGCGACGCAAAAGTTGCCGTGTTAGCCGAGGCATCGATATGGGCGTTACCTTCTTATATCGAAGGGATGCCGATGGGGTTGTTGGAAGCGATGGCTGCCGGCTTGCCGGTCGTTGCCAGTCGTGTCGGTGGTATTCCGGAAGTGGTCGACGACGGCGTGCAGGGGTTGTTAATTCAGCCCGGCGATGTGGAAGGGCTCACGCGCGCGTTGCGACAGCTGCTGCACGATCCTTTGCGGCGGGGGCGAATGGGGCAGGCGGCGCGCCTGCGCATACGCCAACGATATGCGGCGGACATCGTGTTGCCGCAGGTGGAAGTGTTGTATCGGGAGTTGACGAATCCGTTGAAGGACATCAGAAACGCGACTCCCGCGCTGGGTGATACCAGGCGGGAGTAG
- a CDS encoding O-antigen ligase family protein, producing MMELFLVKIVALLRPIASIEYGQQNLFDLAGIGLFVLLAVVFLTTAANRRTLSLSSVDLLIVAFAVWCLTCYLAYVEEARIRDVAKLLIPLFSYSIVKNVITRRDDYQSMLLWMVVGFAVPIIASTVLILTGRGVDYVSFWTGVSRWSGAYYGSHSLGHSMVFFLFVLVLYRSMLREKAASIRAYGIKNVALLGIGALALFCLYMSQTRSAILGLIIFSLIYLFFVNRRLLILGGAAGAVIAVLLLPKWLPALLPDIILLQQGKIETSELGSGRPQYWHHNFEIFLGLPLDKKIAGVGIGNKSQTMHVRENEVLDSHNDWLDLLMQTGIIGFLIYGTLQVLILRAILRVADKERYFFLAVFIAASIMMFVSNSYIYRIAVCQTYYMMMAFIEMRRTRTEPSVEPIPESPPPPPPRSPLVIRPVRPRAKLNA from the coding sequence ATGATGGAATTATTTTTAGTCAAAATCGTCGCATTGTTGCGGCCGATCGCGTCGATCGAATACGGCCAGCAGAATCTATTCGACTTGGCGGGAATAGGGCTGTTCGTATTGTTAGCGGTCGTGTTTCTAACGACGGCTGCCAATCGACGTACGCTTTCGCTCAGTTCCGTCGATCTATTGATAGTCGCGTTTGCCGTTTGGTGCCTGACGTGCTATCTCGCGTACGTTGAAGAGGCGCGCATTCGGGATGTTGCCAAGCTGCTGATCCCGTTGTTTTCCTACTCGATCGTAAAAAACGTTATCACTCGTCGTGACGACTATCAGTCGATGTTGCTATGGATGGTCGTGGGTTTCGCCGTGCCTATCATCGCTAGCACGGTGCTCATCCTCACCGGCAGGGGCGTCGATTATGTCAGTTTCTGGACCGGTGTTTCGCGCTGGTCTGGTGCGTACTATGGCTCGCACAGTCTCGGCCATAGCATGGTGTTTTTTTTGTTCGTGCTCGTGCTTTACCGCTCTATGTTGCGGGAGAAAGCGGCGTCGATTCGGGCCTATGGCATCAAGAATGTAGCGCTACTGGGTATTGGCGCACTGGCGCTTTTCTGCCTTTATATGAGCCAAACGCGGTCGGCGATATTGGGACTGATTATTTTTTCGCTGATTTATCTGTTCTTCGTCAACCGTCGCCTTTTGATTCTCGGGGGCGCCGCTGGCGCGGTCATTGCCGTATTGCTTCTGCCCAAATGGTTGCCGGCATTGCTGCCCGATATCATCCTGCTGCAACAGGGCAAGATCGAAACCAGCGAGCTTGGGTCCGGTCGTCCGCAATATTGGCACCATAATTTTGAAATCTTTCTCGGTTTGCCACTCGATAAGAAGATCGCCGGCGTCGGTATCGGCAACAAGTCGCAGACCATGCACGTGCGCGAGAACGAAGTGCTGGATAGCCATAACGATTGGCTCGATCTATTGATGCAGACCGGCATTATCGGCTTTCTTATTTATGGCACGTTGCAGGTGCTGATCTTGCGAGCAATTTTGCGCGTTGCGGATAAAGAGCGCTATTTCTTCTTGGCCGTGTTTATCGCAGCTAGCATTATGATGTTTGTCAGTAACAGTTACATTTATCGCATTGCCGTTTGCCAGACGTATTACATGATGATGGCGTTCATCGAGATGCGTCGTACCCGCACAGAGCCGAGCGTGGAGCCGATACCGGAATCGCCGCCACCGCCACCGCCGCGATCGCCGTTGGTCATCCGGCCGGTGCGCCCGCGCGCCAAGCTGAACGCTTAA
- a CDS encoding phenylacetate--CoA ligase family protein, giving the protein MFTTALYKQSPLWLQEGLISVRARARMLMREGSRFQRVLAEISESQWYNPLQLQQLQQQKLREILCHAVRHVPFYRRRFAELGLDERALSTIEDLSAIPWLDKATVVREGKELLAKNTLFPGIKINTSGSTGSPLCLLQNPGAVIRENAFVWRQLLWAGFRVGDRRAWIRGDMVVPFKQSEGPFWRENAAENMLMMSSYHLRESTALSYIAALEQFDPVLIQAYPSSIAYLARFLQATGRSYGGRRLRAVVTSSENLTEADRTLIEQCLRCRVYDHYGNGERVALIQTCEVGNYHLASDYAWTELVPTENGRYELVGTGFNNLLMPLIRYRTRDTVEVELEASACACGRRLPRIKRVLGRADDYLKTADGRAIGRIDHIFKGIQGIVEAQLVQSSLGEVTVKVVPLNKMPVAEQNKLITNAKARLGESMRINIEMVDAIPRGANGKFRAVICTV; this is encoded by the coding sequence ATGTTTACCACTGCGTTATACAAACAAAGCCCGCTGTGGCTGCAAGAAGGACTGATATCGGTACGGGCGCGGGCGCGAATGCTGATGCGCGAAGGTTCACGCTTTCAACGTGTGCTGGCGGAGATTAGCGAGAGTCAATGGTATAACCCGCTGCAGTTGCAGCAATTGCAGCAGCAGAAATTGCGGGAGATCTTGTGCCATGCGGTGCGGCACGTTCCGTTTTATCGTCGTCGATTCGCCGAGCTCGGTCTGGATGAACGTGCCTTGAGCACTATCGAGGATCTGTCTGCCATTCCATGGCTCGATAAAGCGACCGTGGTTAGGGAAGGCAAAGAGCTGTTAGCGAAGAACACATTGTTCCCTGGGATAAAAATCAATACCAGTGGATCGACCGGATCGCCGTTGTGTCTTTTGCAAAACCCCGGTGCCGTCATCCGTGAAAACGCCTTCGTTTGGCGGCAGCTGCTGTGGGCCGGATTTCGCGTGGGCGATCGGCGCGCTTGGATTCGCGGCGATATGGTGGTGCCGTTCAAGCAGAGCGAGGGTCCGTTCTGGCGCGAGAACGCGGCCGAGAACATGTTGATGATGTCGTCGTATCACCTGCGCGAGAGTACGGCGTTGTCGTATATCGCGGCGCTCGAGCAGTTCGATCCAGTATTAATCCAGGCGTACCCGTCATCGATCGCTTACTTAGCCCGATTTTTGCAAGCGACCGGGCGATCCTATGGTGGTCGCCGGCTGCGTGCGGTCGTCACCAGCTCGGAGAATTTGACCGAGGCGGATCGTACGTTGATCGAGCAGTGCTTGCGTTGCCGTGTGTACGACCATTACGGCAACGGTGAGCGAGTCGCACTGATCCAGACGTGCGAGGTAGGAAATTACCATCTCGCCAGCGACTATGCCTGGACCGAGCTCGTGCCCACAGAAAATGGCCGCTACGAGCTCGTCGGTACCGGCTTCAACAATTTATTGATGCCATTGATTCGTTATCGCACGCGCGACACGGTGGAGGTCGAGCTTGAGGCGTCGGCTTGTGCCTGCGGACGCCGGTTGCCGCGCATAAAGCGCGTGCTCGGCCGCGCCGATGATTACCTGAAGACCGCCGATGGTCGTGCCATTGGTCGGATCGATCATATCTTCAAAGGCATACAAGGAATTGTCGAGGCGCAGTTAGTCCAATCGAGCCTCGGCGAGGTAACGGTGAAGGTGGTGCCGCTCAATAAAATGCCGGTGGCCGAGCAGAACAAATTAATTACCAATGCTAAGGCTCGGTTGGGTGAATCGATGCGCATCAACATCGAAATGGTCGATGCCATCCCGCGCGGCGCGAACGGCAAATTTCGCGCTGTCATCTGTACTGTGTAA
- a CDS encoding methyltransferase domain-containing protein codes for MRQDFLDTLHCPYTGSRFVVGGTSAADAAGIKFGWVTSEAGDFPIIDGILRLPVDELRAPIVQLIRDGKLSDATSTALELPYPEKTAVAVNQLFRAAYRTGFSPAAGLLMAPKRRLQRITAEGNEPLATMAARIKTGLWADWQVYRFSMPTFLPVYPLLNVLKTDGPLLDFGCGMGHGAFLISRIVPARQIVCADHSFFCLYMARKFFASEASFVCLDGDYPLPFSSSYFASVFSSDAVHCMDSKLALTQEFRRVARHEAVLVLAHLHSKLSPQSFGKSLTPDGYRRLFDGVPHRLVPEDVMVKEFVENGNLDLAREYTSAELNRPVPGLSLVASHDAAVFRRYDSLWNRQVARMKNPIVNPIYRTTATNGGAHLQKRSPVVSAGHFSTDYLPESITLNGAGWPGNGVRELQQSQPERFAELARQFVLVDAPERFV; via the coding sequence ATGCGTCAGGATTTTCTGGACACTCTGCATTGTCCGTATACCGGTTCGAGGTTCGTCGTCGGTGGCACTAGCGCCGCCGATGCTGCCGGTATCAAGTTCGGTTGGGTTACGAGCGAAGCCGGCGATTTTCCGATTATCGATGGCATTTTGCGGTTGCCGGTCGACGAGTTGCGGGCGCCGATCGTGCAATTGATTCGCGACGGCAAGTTGTCGGATGCCACCTCGACGGCGCTAGAGCTGCCGTACCCGGAGAAGACGGCGGTGGCAGTGAACCAACTGTTTCGTGCGGCTTATCGCACCGGTTTCAGTCCGGCGGCCGGCTTGCTCATGGCGCCCAAACGTCGACTCCAGCGTATCACTGCCGAAGGTAACGAGCCGTTGGCAACAATGGCGGCGCGCATCAAAACCGGTTTGTGGGCCGACTGGCAGGTGTATCGGTTTTCCATGCCGACGTTCTTACCGGTGTATCCGCTGTTGAACGTGTTGAAGACCGACGGACCGCTGTTGGATTTCGGTTGCGGCATGGGCCACGGCGCGTTCTTGATCTCGCGCATCGTACCGGCGCGGCAGATCGTTTGTGCCGATCATTCGTTCTTTTGCTTGTACATGGCGCGAAAATTCTTCGCCAGCGAGGCGTCGTTCGTTTGCCTCGATGGCGATTATCCGCTGCCGTTCTCGTCGAGCTATTTTGCCTCGGTGTTCTCGTCCGATGCAGTGCACTGCATGGATTCGAAATTGGCATTGACGCAGGAATTCCGGCGCGTGGCGCGTCACGAAGCTGTCCTTGTATTGGCGCATCTGCACAGCAAGTTGTCACCGCAGAGTTTCGGCAAGTCGTTGACGCCGGACGGTTACCGCCGCTTGTTCGACGGTGTGCCGCATCGATTAGTACCGGAAGACGTGATGGTTAAAGAATTCGTCGAGAACGGCAATCTCGATCTAGCGCGCGAATACACCAGTGCCGAGTTGAACCGGCCGGTGCCGGGTTTATCGTTAGTAGCGAGCCATGACGCGGCGGTATTCCGCCGTTACGACAGCCTGTGGAATCGCCAGGTAGCGCGCATGAAAAACCCGATCGTCAATCCGATTTACCGAACGACCGCGACGAATGGCGGTGCTCATCTGCAGAAGCGTTCGCCGGTAGTCAGTGCCGGGCACTTTTCGACCGATTACCTGCCGGAATCGATAACGTTGAACGGCGCCGGTTGGCCGGGCAACGGTGTCCGTGAGTTACAGCAGTCGCAGCCGGAGCGGTTCGCCGAGCTCGCACGGCAGTTCGTGCTGGTCGATGCGCCGGAACGGTTCGTTTAA
- a CDS encoding glycosyltransferase encodes MKKTVLFISGFVADTYSEIEASFVELCQKPDAAIQYLWLVPTMSFGATRVSHADSKRCLSEPVYVPRLREAGIPYIVGDIHKTNIIANFLLFRRLFKQHRIDALYMHFGFERFWAAFFGKLWGKTTIWNAHWHSLGTRFIFIKRFFYLLFIDYFISVSGFITRTLPKKNRIYTIANSIRAHAESSSEDERRQTSRRQLGLPATGKVVLMVAAFTRQKRHALALEICREVVRRNAEITFVFLGDGSERASIAGQIHEAGLDKHFVMPGYVTNVDDYYAAADLCIFTALNDAAPYAVLEAMKHGLPVIAFATGGPAEVIDDGKAGALIREGDTPAFLSTLTELLSNDARRREMGRYAARLIREKYSRDAWIAQVNAALKEIVGER; translated from the coding sequence ATGAAAAAAACGGTTTTATTTATTTCGGGCTTCGTCGCTGACACTTACAGCGAGATCGAGGCGTCGTTCGTCGAGCTGTGCCAAAAACCGGATGCGGCGATCCAATACTTATGGTTGGTGCCGACCATGTCCTTTGGCGCAACCCGAGTATCGCATGCCGATAGCAAGCGTTGTTTGAGCGAACCGGTTTACGTGCCGCGATTGCGCGAGGCCGGAATTCCGTACATCGTCGGTGATATCCATAAGACCAATATCATCGCCAACTTTCTGTTGTTCCGCCGCTTGTTCAAGCAACATCGGATCGATGCACTGTATATGCATTTCGGCTTTGAGCGATTCTGGGCGGCGTTCTTCGGCAAGTTGTGGGGCAAGACGACGATATGGAACGCCCATTGGCATTCGTTGGGCACCCGTTTCATTTTCATCAAACGTTTCTTTTATTTGTTGTTCATCGATTATTTCATTTCAGTCTCCGGCTTCATTACGCGTACGTTGCCAAAAAAGAATCGGATATACACCATTGCGAATTCGATTCGGGCACATGCGGAGTCGTCGAGCGAAGACGAGCGGCGGCAGACGAGTCGCCGTCAGTTGGGATTACCGGCGACCGGCAAGGTTGTATTAATGGTGGCGGCGTTTACTCGGCAGAAACGCCACGCCTTGGCGCTGGAGATCTGCCGGGAAGTAGTACGGCGTAATGCCGAGATCACATTCGTTTTTCTCGGTGACGGCAGTGAGCGGGCGTCGATTGCCGGTCAGATCCACGAGGCCGGGTTGGATAAGCATTTCGTCATGCCGGGGTATGTAACGAATGTCGATGACTATTACGCAGCGGCTGATCTTTGCATCTTCACCGCGCTGAACGACGCCGCGCCGTATGCTGTGCTCGAAGCGATGAAGCATGGGCTGCCGGTGATCGCTTTCGCGACTGGTGGCCCGGCCGAAGTCATCGATGATGGGAAGGCCGGCGCCTTAATCCGCGAGGGTGACACCCCGGCGTTCTTGTCGACACTGACCGAATTGTTAAGTAATGACGCTCGGCGGCGGGAAATGGGTCGATACGCCGCTCGACTGATCCGCGAAAAATACAGCCGCGATGCGTGGATTGCGCAAGTAAACGCGGCCCTAAAAGAAATAGTAGGAGAAAGGTAA
- a CDS encoding glycosyltransferase family 2 protein: MNPTKKPKRKIPIVTVIIPTYKRAQLVPRAIESVRRQSVADLEILVIDDCSPDDTESVVRAIADERIRYIRHSQNRGLPSVRNTGIRAARGKYIAFLDDDDEWRQDKIEKQLIMARQYDAVLCGALVNGTRIKLHPRATVTLDDLRRGNPFDPSGLLVKTRILKKVMFDEQLRQGEDWDAFIRLAQCCSIGYVAEPLVLYSDGGHQRMTNEAKHKTGPELETRTAILKKHRSFFGNWWFRYYFADTLMSYLDKRRSKLAMVIYAVKRCGIAAVLAVMGHKVWRHIRQG; the protein is encoded by the coding sequence ATGAACCCGACAAAAAAACCGAAACGCAAAATACCCATCGTCACCGTCATCATTCCGACCTACAAACGGGCGCAGCTCGTGCCACGCGCTATCGAGAGCGTGCGCCGCCAGAGCGTGGCCGATCTGGAGATCTTAGTTATCGACGATTGTTCGCCGGACGATACCGAGTCGGTTGTGCGCGCGATCGCCGACGAGCGTATCCGCTATATTCGACATTCGCAAAACCGCGGATTGCCGTCGGTGAGAAATACCGGTATTCGCGCCGCGCGCGGCAAGTACATCGCCTTTTTGGATGACGACGACGAGTGGCGCCAAGACAAGATCGAGAAGCAGCTCATTATGGCGCGCCAATACGATGCGGTACTGTGCGGCGCATTGGTTAACGGCACGCGTATCAAGCTACATCCGCGTGCGACCGTTACCCTCGACGATCTGCGTCGCGGCAACCCGTTCGATCCGTCGGGCTTGCTGGTCAAGACTCGCATTCTGAAAAAGGTGATGTTTGATGAACAATTACGGCAGGGCGAGGATTGGGACGCATTTATTCGTCTAGCGCAATGTTGTTCCATCGGCTATGTGGCGGAGCCGTTGGTGTTGTATAGCGACGGCGGTCACCAGCGCATGACCAACGAGGCTAAGCACAAAACCGGCCCCGAGCTGGAAACGCGTACCGCGATTTTAAAGAAGCACCGAAGTTTCTTCGGTAATTGGTGGTTCAGGTATTACTTCGCCGACACGCTAATGTCTTATCTGGATAAGCGTCGCAGCAAGCTGGCGATGGTCATTTATGCCGTTAAGCGTTGCGGTATTGCCGCGGTGCTGGCGGTAATGGGCCACAAGGTTTGGCGACATATACGGCAAGGTTGA
- a CDS encoding glycosyltransferase family 2 protein: MSVQILDTAESIDRSVADSTELPLVSVVIPTRNRSALLQRAINSVLQQTYSNLEILVVDDASTDDTPAMVQSFNDARIRYLRHEKNKGGSATRNTGIRAAAGKHIAFLDDDDEWEPTKAAEQAQALVQYDAVLCKYRMNVGISRESEQHDWKPVVDVDELKQGFLRGGGTSALMVRAEVVKQTLFDETLPRCQDWDLCIRIAQKYTIGYLQKPLVRFNNGDHERISNKIGRLTAEQLEQELRMLHKHKEFFGDRWYRKHMCRFMLYGIRHRTDKVRHLRYLVRRCGVRSVLEAMTGRLLGSMQSST, encoded by the coding sequence ATGTCCGTGCAAATATTGGATACCGCTGAGTCGATCGATCGGTCAGTCGCCGATTCGACGGAGTTACCGTTAGTTAGTGTCGTCATACCGACGCGTAATCGCTCGGCGTTATTGCAGCGCGCCATCAATAGTGTGTTGCAGCAGACGTACTCGAATCTGGAGATTCTCGTCGTTGATGACGCATCGACCGACGATACGCCGGCGATGGTTCAGTCTTTCAACGATGCCCGCATCCGCTATTTGCGGCACGAAAAAAACAAAGGCGGATCGGCGACGCGTAATACCGGTATACGTGCCGCCGCTGGAAAGCACATCGCCTTTCTCGACGACGACGACGAGTGGGAGCCGACCAAAGCAGCGGAGCAGGCACAGGCGCTGGTGCAGTACGACGCCGTGCTTTGCAAGTACCGCATGAATGTCGGTATCAGTCGTGAGAGCGAACAGCACGATTGGAAGCCGGTGGTCGACGTCGACGAGCTGAAGCAGGGCTTCCTGCGTGGTGGCGGTACTAGTGCGCTAATGGTGCGGGCCGAGGTGGTTAAACAGACGTTGTTCGACGAAACGCTGCCGCGTTGCCAGGATTGGGACCTATGTATCCGCATCGCCCAGAAATACACCATCGGTTACCTACAAAAGCCGTTGGTTCGTTTCAATAACGGCGATCACGAACGTATTAGCAACAAGATCGGCCGGTTGACAGCGGAGCAGTTGGAGCAAGAGTTACGCATGTTGCATAAGCACAAGGAATTTTTCGGTGACCGTTGGTACCGAAAACATATGTGCCGCTTCATGCTTTACGGCATTCGCCATCGGACCGACAAGGTTCGCCATCTTCGTTATTTGGTCCGGCGCTGCGGTGTTCGCAGCGTATTAGAGGCCATGACCGGCCGCTTACTCGGCAGCATGCAGAGTTCGACTTAA